A window of Sebastes umbrosus isolate fSebUmb1 chromosome 3, fSebUmb1.pri, whole genome shotgun sequence contains these coding sequences:
- the sh2d3a gene encoding breast cancer anti-estrogen resistance protein 3 homolog isoform X2: MNNRSIAWWLKQIGLPQYIKTLESEYYGLEGLLSVTDGELKDSGVEDATHRETILNQLSRHRQSLDPHSGVQVERRVSRKYSLGSSMDLVKPKKDLFRQSVLPHLRRADKKHRLSASCSQLRPLNEDNAISEAERCQDGKRSYRRSVSAYFSQLKVFGGRRDMESLKKELEEELKLSTDDPTSHAWYHGPLSREAAESLFERDGDFLVRDSSSAPGDYVLSCFWKDGPMHFKIIRVILRPKKGYSRELFQFEEDRFDNVPALIRFYVGGRRPISQASGAVIFHPITRTLPVRVIIERHAEPTSSSSSNRGAGREKHYEANKRRSFSSAHTDSLQVINPLLRSGSQPANLENVGRRPSLQSAQSDGNLRTGAPQNTQSEDTSPAPISPVFRTGSEPMLSPRPRQTRPSHPGGGVTLRGSDGQLHLRAPPKPLRVSAIFGNLVPPPPRDRDVDPSSFYDELVVQVPQSGRTGHVDRLRAEEKWQSRARLTETSFGFLEAENSEKSSQAPLLPQKKSAEEVEDWHFEKPQVESVSCFQLDQFKSLLLPENNRPLDSGVLLALKELFNRSSGNTTALHMLSVDCQVARIVGVTDEQKTLMGVGSGLELVTLPHGRQLRQDLLERHHLIALGVAVDILGCTGTVSQRAAVLHKLILLAQALKEHAHNLYSFSAVMKALEMPQIMRLEMTWRALRRNHTETAVLFEKTLHPFMNLLNEGDDSVVQGPIAVPHLVPLLMAMEGDDPVENSERGCQLLYDVLQSARGAALHAKDYQEHANTLLTGSWEPVPELLEAFRTEFALRLFWGQSGATADREERYEKFDKILCVLSDKLEPVEITPQQPDPLNEPQGLLH, encoded by the exons ATGAATAATCGCTCCATCGCCTGGTGGCTCAAACAGATCGGCCTGCCCCAGTACATCAAGACACTAGAGAGTGAATACTATGGTCTGGAG gGTTTGCTGAGTGTGACGGACGGAGAGCTGAAGGATTCTGGGGTAGAGGATGCAACCCACAGAGAAACCATCCTCAATCAACTTTCAAGACACCGACAGAGCCTGGACCCACACTCTG GTGTGCAAGTGGAGCGCAGGGTGAGCCGAAAGTACTCCCTGGGATCTTCTATGGATCTG GTGAAGCCGAAGAAAGATCTGTTTCGTCAGAGTGTCCTGCCCCACCTCCGGCGCGCTGATAAGAAACACCGCCTCTCCGCCTCCTGCTCCCAGCTCCGCCCCCTGAATGAGGACAACGCTATCAGTGAGGCGGAGCGCTGTCAGGACGGCAAACGCAG CTATAGGAGGAGTGTCAGCGCATACTTCAGCCAGCTGAAG gtgTTTGGTGGTCGGAGAGACATGGAGTCATTAaagaaggagctggaggaggagctgaagctCAGTACTGACGACCCGACGAGCCACGCATGGTACCACGGGCCGCTGAGCCGAGAG GCTGCAGAGTCTCTGTTTGAAAGGGACGGAGACTTCCTGGTCCGGGACTCCAGCTCCGCCCCTGGCGACTACGTTTTGAGCTGCTTTTGGAAGGACGGGCCCATGCACTTTAAGATCATACGAGTGATCCTTCGTCCCAAAAAG GGCTACTCTCGGGAGCTGTTCCAATTTGAGGAGGATCGCTTTGACAATGTTCCCGCTCTAATCCGATTCTATGTGGGCGGACGTCGGCCCATCTCCCAGGCCTCAGGAGCTGTGATCTTTCACCCAATCACACGGACCCTTCCTGTGCGTGTCATCATCGAGCGACACGCAGAGCccacaagcagcagcagcagcaatagaggtgcagggagagaaaaacactATGAAGCCAACAAAAGGCGCAGCTTCAGCTCTGCACACACCGACTCACTGCAGGTCATCAATCCACTGCTAAG GAGTGGAAGTCAGCCTGCTAACTTGGAGAACGTTGGACGCAGGCCTTCACTTCAGTCTGCACAATCTGACGGCAACCTACGAACTG GTGCTCCACAGAACACTCAGTCGGAGGACACCAGCCCCGCCCCCATCTCGCCAGTGTTTCGCACAGGCAGCGAACCCATGCTGAGCCCCCGACCACGACAAACACGCCCCTCCCATCCAG GTGGTGGTGTAACTTTGCGAGGTTCAGATGGACAGCTGCACCTCAGAGCTCCTCCTAAACCTCTCAGGGTCTCTGCAATCTTCGGCAACCTCGTCCCTCCCCCACCCAGAGACCGGGACGTCGACCCCTCGTCTTTCTACGATGAGCTGGTCGTCCAG GTGCCACAGTCCGGGCGGACAGGTCATGTGGACCGATTGCGCGCAGAGGAAAAGTGGCAGAGCCGCGCCCGCCTCACCGAGACTTCCTTTGGCTTTCTGGAGGCAGAGAACAGCGAAAAGTCATCACAGGCGCCGTTGCTGCCGCAGAAGAAGTCGGCAGAAGAAGTGGAAGACTGGCATTTTGAAAAGCCACAA GTGGAGTCGGTCTCGTGTTTCCAGTTGGATCAGTTTAAGTCACTACTCTTGCCGGAGAATAACCGACCTCTAGATTCCGGCGTCCTGCTGGCACTGAAAGAGCTCTTCAACCGCTCAAGCGGCAACACCACCGCTTTGCACATGCTCAGTGTTGACTGCCAG GTTGCACGCATCGTTGGGGTGACTGATGAGCAGAAGACGCTCATGGGAGTTGGATCGGGGCTGGAGCTTGTCACTTTGCCACACGGACGCCAGTTACGACAGGATTTGTTAGAAAG GCATCATCTAATAGCACTGGGAGTTGCAGTGGACATCCTGGGCTGCACAGGGACTGTGAGCCAGAGGGCAGCCGTTTTACATAAATTAATCTTATTGGCTCAGGCCCTGAAAGAACACGCCCACAACCTCTACTCCTTCTCAGCCGTGATGAAGGCTCTGGAGATGCCTCAG ATAATGCGACTGGAGATGACGTGGCGAGCGCTGAGGAGGAACCACACAGAAACTGCAGTTTTATTTGAGAAGACACTCCATCCCTTCATGAACTTGCTGAACGAGGGAGACG ACTCTGTAGTCCAGGGTCCCATAGCCGTACCACACCTGGTTCCTCTGCTGATGGCGATGGAGGGCGACGACCCGGTGGAGAACAGTGAGCGAGGCTGTCAGCTTCTCTACGATGTCCTCCAATCGGCTCGCGGTGCCGCGCTGCATGCAAAAGATTATCAGGAGCACGCAAACACTCTGCTCACAG GAAGCTGGGAGCCAGTCCCTGAGCTGCTGGAGGCTTTCCGGACAGAGTTTGCCCTGCGGCTGTTCTGGGGTCAGTCGGGGGCAACGGCCGACAGAGAGGAGCGCTACGAGAAATTCGACAAGATTCTTTGTGTCCTCTCAGATAAACTAGAACCTGTGGAGATCACCCCACAACAACCTGACCCTCTGAATGAGCCTCAGGGTCTGCTTCACTAA
- the sh2d3a gene encoding breast cancer anti-estrogen resistance protein 3 homolog isoform X3, producing MESLKKELEEELKLSTDDPTSHAWYHGPLSREAAESLFERDGDFLVRDSSSAPGDYVLSCFWKDGPMHFKIIRVILRPKKGYSRELFQFEEDRFDNVPALIRFYVGGRRPISQASGAVIFHPITRTLPVRVIIERHAEPTSSSSSNRGAGREKHYEANKRRSFSSAHTDSLQVINPLLRSGSQPANLENVGRRPSLQSAQSDGNLRTGAPQNTQSEDTSPAPISPVFRTGSEPMLSPRPRQTRPSHPGGGVTLRGSDGQLHLRAPPKPLRVSAIFGNLVPPPPRDRDVDPSSFYDELVVQVPQSGRTGHVDRLRAEEKWQSRARLTETSFGFLEAENSEKSSQAPLLPQKKSAEEVEDWHFEKPQVESVSCFQLDQFKSLLLPENNRPLDSGVLLALKELFNRSSGNTTALHMLSVDCQVARIVGVTDEQKTLMGVGSGLELVTLPHGRQLRQDLLERHHLIALGVAVDILGCTGTVSQRAAVLHKLILLAQALKEHAHNLYSFSAVMKALEMPQIMRLEMTWRALRRNHTETAVLFEKTLHPFMNLLNEGDDSVVQGPIAVPHLVPLLMAMEGDDPVENSERGCQLLYDVLQSARGAALHAKDYQEHANTLLTAGSWEPVPELLEAFRTEFALRLFWGQSGATADREERYEKFDKILCVLSDKLEPVEITPQQPDPLNEPQGLLH from the exons ATGGAGTCATTAaagaaggagctggaggaggagctgaagctCAGTACTGACGACCCGACGAGCCACGCATGGTACCACGGGCCGCTGAGCCGAGAG GCTGCAGAGTCTCTGTTTGAAAGGGACGGAGACTTCCTGGTCCGGGACTCCAGCTCCGCCCCTGGCGACTACGTTTTGAGCTGCTTTTGGAAGGACGGGCCCATGCACTTTAAGATCATACGAGTGATCCTTCGTCCCAAAAAG GGCTACTCTCGGGAGCTGTTCCAATTTGAGGAGGATCGCTTTGACAATGTTCCCGCTCTAATCCGATTCTATGTGGGCGGACGTCGGCCCATCTCCCAGGCCTCAGGAGCTGTGATCTTTCACCCAATCACACGGACCCTTCCTGTGCGTGTCATCATCGAGCGACACGCAGAGCccacaagcagcagcagcagcaatagaggtgcagggagagaaaaacactATGAAGCCAACAAAAGGCGCAGCTTCAGCTCTGCACACACCGACTCACTGCAGGTCATCAATCCACTGCTAAG GAGTGGAAGTCAGCCTGCTAACTTGGAGAACGTTGGACGCAGGCCTTCACTTCAGTCTGCACAATCTGACGGCAACCTACGAACTG GTGCTCCACAGAACACTCAGTCGGAGGACACCAGCCCCGCCCCCATCTCGCCAGTGTTTCGCACAGGCAGCGAACCCATGCTGAGCCCCCGACCACGACAAACACGCCCCTCCCATCCAG GTGGTGGTGTAACTTTGCGAGGTTCAGATGGACAGCTGCACCTCAGAGCTCCTCCTAAACCTCTCAGGGTCTCTGCAATCTTCGGCAACCTCGTCCCTCCCCCACCCAGAGACCGGGACGTCGACCCCTCGTCTTTCTACGATGAGCTGGTCGTCCAG GTGCCACAGTCCGGGCGGACAGGTCATGTGGACCGATTGCGCGCAGAGGAAAAGTGGCAGAGCCGCGCCCGCCTCACCGAGACTTCCTTTGGCTTTCTGGAGGCAGAGAACAGCGAAAAGTCATCACAGGCGCCGTTGCTGCCGCAGAAGAAGTCGGCAGAAGAAGTGGAAGACTGGCATTTTGAAAAGCCACAA GTGGAGTCGGTCTCGTGTTTCCAGTTGGATCAGTTTAAGTCACTACTCTTGCCGGAGAATAACCGACCTCTAGATTCCGGCGTCCTGCTGGCACTGAAAGAGCTCTTCAACCGCTCAAGCGGCAACACCACCGCTTTGCACATGCTCAGTGTTGACTGCCAG GTTGCACGCATCGTTGGGGTGACTGATGAGCAGAAGACGCTCATGGGAGTTGGATCGGGGCTGGAGCTTGTCACTTTGCCACACGGACGCCAGTTACGACAGGATTTGTTAGAAAG GCATCATCTAATAGCACTGGGAGTTGCAGTGGACATCCTGGGCTGCACAGGGACTGTGAGCCAGAGGGCAGCCGTTTTACATAAATTAATCTTATTGGCTCAGGCCCTGAAAGAACACGCCCACAACCTCTACTCCTTCTCAGCCGTGATGAAGGCTCTGGAGATGCCTCAG ATAATGCGACTGGAGATGACGTGGCGAGCGCTGAGGAGGAACCACACAGAAACTGCAGTTTTATTTGAGAAGACACTCCATCCCTTCATGAACTTGCTGAACGAGGGAGACG ACTCTGTAGTCCAGGGTCCCATAGCCGTACCACACCTGGTTCCTCTGCTGATGGCGATGGAGGGCGACGACCCGGTGGAGAACAGTGAGCGAGGCTGTCAGCTTCTCTACGATGTCCTCCAATCGGCTCGCGGTGCCGCGCTGCATGCAAAAGATTATCAGGAGCACGCAAACACTCTGCTCACAG CAGGAAGCTGGGAGCCAGTCCCTGAGCTGCTGGAGGCTTTCCGGACAGAGTTTGCCCTGCGGCTGTTCTGGGGTCAGTCGGGGGCAACGGCCGACAGAGAGGAGCGCTACGAGAAATTCGACAAGATTCTTTGTGTCCTCTCAGATAAACTAGAACCTGTGGAGATCACCCCACAACAACCTGACCCTCTGAATGAGCCTCAGGGTCTGCTTCACTAA
- the sh2d3a gene encoding breast cancer anti-estrogen resistance protein 3 homolog isoform X1 produces the protein MNNRSIAWWLKQIGLPQYIKTLESEYYGLEGLLSVTDGELKDSGVEDATHRETILNQLSRHRQSLDPHSGVQVERRVSRKYSLGSSMDLVKPKKDLFRQSVLPHLRRADKKHRLSASCSQLRPLNEDNAISEAERCQDGKRSYRRSVSAYFSQLKVFGGRRDMESLKKELEEELKLSTDDPTSHAWYHGPLSREAAESLFERDGDFLVRDSSSAPGDYVLSCFWKDGPMHFKIIRVILRPKKGYSRELFQFEEDRFDNVPALIRFYVGGRRPISQASGAVIFHPITRTLPVRVIIERHAEPTSSSSSNRGAGREKHYEANKRRSFSSAHTDSLQVINPLLRSGSQPANLENVGRRPSLQSAQSDGNLRTGAPQNTQSEDTSPAPISPVFRTGSEPMLSPRPRQTRPSHPGGGVTLRGSDGQLHLRAPPKPLRVSAIFGNLVPPPPRDRDVDPSSFYDELVVQVPQSGRTGHVDRLRAEEKWQSRARLTETSFGFLEAENSEKSSQAPLLPQKKSAEEVEDWHFEKPQVESVSCFQLDQFKSLLLPENNRPLDSGVLLALKELFNRSSGNTTALHMLSVDCQVARIVGVTDEQKTLMGVGSGLELVTLPHGRQLRQDLLERHHLIALGVAVDILGCTGTVSQRAAVLHKLILLAQALKEHAHNLYSFSAVMKALEMPQIMRLEMTWRALRRNHTETAVLFEKTLHPFMNLLNEGDDSVVQGPIAVPHLVPLLMAMEGDDPVENSERGCQLLYDVLQSARGAALHAKDYQEHANTLLTAGSWEPVPELLEAFRTEFALRLFWGQSGATADREERYEKFDKILCVLSDKLEPVEITPQQPDPLNEPQGLLH, from the exons ATGAATAATCGCTCCATCGCCTGGTGGCTCAAACAGATCGGCCTGCCCCAGTACATCAAGACACTAGAGAGTGAATACTATGGTCTGGAG gGTTTGCTGAGTGTGACGGACGGAGAGCTGAAGGATTCTGGGGTAGAGGATGCAACCCACAGAGAAACCATCCTCAATCAACTTTCAAGACACCGACAGAGCCTGGACCCACACTCTG GTGTGCAAGTGGAGCGCAGGGTGAGCCGAAAGTACTCCCTGGGATCTTCTATGGATCTG GTGAAGCCGAAGAAAGATCTGTTTCGTCAGAGTGTCCTGCCCCACCTCCGGCGCGCTGATAAGAAACACCGCCTCTCCGCCTCCTGCTCCCAGCTCCGCCCCCTGAATGAGGACAACGCTATCAGTGAGGCGGAGCGCTGTCAGGACGGCAAACGCAG CTATAGGAGGAGTGTCAGCGCATACTTCAGCCAGCTGAAG gtgTTTGGTGGTCGGAGAGACATGGAGTCATTAaagaaggagctggaggaggagctgaagctCAGTACTGACGACCCGACGAGCCACGCATGGTACCACGGGCCGCTGAGCCGAGAG GCTGCAGAGTCTCTGTTTGAAAGGGACGGAGACTTCCTGGTCCGGGACTCCAGCTCCGCCCCTGGCGACTACGTTTTGAGCTGCTTTTGGAAGGACGGGCCCATGCACTTTAAGATCATACGAGTGATCCTTCGTCCCAAAAAG GGCTACTCTCGGGAGCTGTTCCAATTTGAGGAGGATCGCTTTGACAATGTTCCCGCTCTAATCCGATTCTATGTGGGCGGACGTCGGCCCATCTCCCAGGCCTCAGGAGCTGTGATCTTTCACCCAATCACACGGACCCTTCCTGTGCGTGTCATCATCGAGCGACACGCAGAGCccacaagcagcagcagcagcaatagaggtgcagggagagaaaaacactATGAAGCCAACAAAAGGCGCAGCTTCAGCTCTGCACACACCGACTCACTGCAGGTCATCAATCCACTGCTAAG GAGTGGAAGTCAGCCTGCTAACTTGGAGAACGTTGGACGCAGGCCTTCACTTCAGTCTGCACAATCTGACGGCAACCTACGAACTG GTGCTCCACAGAACACTCAGTCGGAGGACACCAGCCCCGCCCCCATCTCGCCAGTGTTTCGCACAGGCAGCGAACCCATGCTGAGCCCCCGACCACGACAAACACGCCCCTCCCATCCAG GTGGTGGTGTAACTTTGCGAGGTTCAGATGGACAGCTGCACCTCAGAGCTCCTCCTAAACCTCTCAGGGTCTCTGCAATCTTCGGCAACCTCGTCCCTCCCCCACCCAGAGACCGGGACGTCGACCCCTCGTCTTTCTACGATGAGCTGGTCGTCCAG GTGCCACAGTCCGGGCGGACAGGTCATGTGGACCGATTGCGCGCAGAGGAAAAGTGGCAGAGCCGCGCCCGCCTCACCGAGACTTCCTTTGGCTTTCTGGAGGCAGAGAACAGCGAAAAGTCATCACAGGCGCCGTTGCTGCCGCAGAAGAAGTCGGCAGAAGAAGTGGAAGACTGGCATTTTGAAAAGCCACAA GTGGAGTCGGTCTCGTGTTTCCAGTTGGATCAGTTTAAGTCACTACTCTTGCCGGAGAATAACCGACCTCTAGATTCCGGCGTCCTGCTGGCACTGAAAGAGCTCTTCAACCGCTCAAGCGGCAACACCACCGCTTTGCACATGCTCAGTGTTGACTGCCAG GTTGCACGCATCGTTGGGGTGACTGATGAGCAGAAGACGCTCATGGGAGTTGGATCGGGGCTGGAGCTTGTCACTTTGCCACACGGACGCCAGTTACGACAGGATTTGTTAGAAAG GCATCATCTAATAGCACTGGGAGTTGCAGTGGACATCCTGGGCTGCACAGGGACTGTGAGCCAGAGGGCAGCCGTTTTACATAAATTAATCTTATTGGCTCAGGCCCTGAAAGAACACGCCCACAACCTCTACTCCTTCTCAGCCGTGATGAAGGCTCTGGAGATGCCTCAG ATAATGCGACTGGAGATGACGTGGCGAGCGCTGAGGAGGAACCACACAGAAACTGCAGTTTTATTTGAGAAGACACTCCATCCCTTCATGAACTTGCTGAACGAGGGAGACG ACTCTGTAGTCCAGGGTCCCATAGCCGTACCACACCTGGTTCCTCTGCTGATGGCGATGGAGGGCGACGACCCGGTGGAGAACAGTGAGCGAGGCTGTCAGCTTCTCTACGATGTCCTCCAATCGGCTCGCGGTGCCGCGCTGCATGCAAAAGATTATCAGGAGCACGCAAACACTCTGCTCACAG CAGGAAGCTGGGAGCCAGTCCCTGAGCTGCTGGAGGCTTTCCGGACAGAGTTTGCCCTGCGGCTGTTCTGGGGTCAGTCGGGGGCAACGGCCGACAGAGAGGAGCGCTACGAGAAATTCGACAAGATTCTTTGTGTCCTCTCAGATAAACTAGAACCTGTGGAGATCACCCCACAACAACCTGACCCTCTGAATGAGCCTCAGGGTCTGCTTCACTAA